In a genomic window of Flavobacterium sp. KACC 22761:
- the scpA gene encoding methylmalonyl-CoA mutase — MRKDLKHIKLEVKSEKLDELTDSSQPITLNFTTAEGIEVKKRYSEKDIEDLEFLDFGAGFAPNLRGPYATMYVRRPWTIRQYAGFSTAEESNAFYRRNLAAGQKGLSIAFDLPTHRGYDSDHERVVGDVGKAGVAIDSVEDMKVLFDQIPLDEMSVSMTMNGAVLPIMAFYIVAAEEQGVPLNKLSGTIQNDILKEFMVRNTYIYPPTPSMKIIADIFEFTSKKMPKFNSISISGYHMQEAGATADIELAYTLADGLEYIRTGLSTGMTIDDFAPRLSFFWAIGMNHFMEIAKMRAGRMIWAKLLQQFNPKSDKSLALRTHCQTSGWSLTEQDPFNNVARTCIEATAAAFGGTQSLHTNALDEAIALPTDFSARIARNTQIFLQEETKITKTVDPWAGSYYVESLTNEILKSTWKLIEEVEELGGMTKAIEAGIPKLRIEEAAARKQARIDSGQDIIVGVNKFRLEKEDPLHILDVDNQMVRKQQIEHLTEIKAKRNTEKVNQSLEKLIHCAKTGEGNLLEIAVEAARERSTLGEISDALESVFGRFKAQIKSFSGVYSAAIKNDENFEKAKQLADAFAKQEGRRPRIMIAKMGQDGHDRGAKVVATGYADVGFDVDIGPLFQTPAEAAKQAVENDVHILGVSSLAAGHKTLVPQVIEELKKHGREDIMVIVGGVIPVQDYQYLFDAGAVAIFGPGTKISEAAIQILEILID; from the coding sequence TTGAGAAAAGACCTTAAACATATAAAGTTAGAAGTAAAAAGTGAGAAGTTAGACGAACTGACGGACAGCTCTCAACCTATAACTCTTAACTTCACAACAGCCGAAGGAATCGAAGTCAAAAAAAGATATTCTGAAAAAGATATTGAAGATTTAGAATTTCTTGATTTCGGAGCTGGTTTTGCGCCTAATTTACGTGGGCCGTACGCAACAATGTACGTTCGTCGTCCGTGGACTATTCGTCAATATGCGGGATTTTCGACCGCAGAAGAAAGTAATGCTTTTTACAGAAGAAATCTAGCTGCAGGACAAAAAGGATTATCTATTGCATTTGATTTACCGACGCATCGTGGCTACGACTCCGATCACGAACGCGTAGTTGGCGATGTTGGAAAAGCTGGAGTTGCCATCGATTCTGTCGAAGATATGAAAGTATTATTTGACCAGATTCCATTGGATGAAATGTCGGTTTCAATGACCATGAATGGTGCGGTTTTGCCTATTATGGCATTTTATATTGTTGCAGCCGAAGAACAAGGAGTTCCTCTAAATAAACTGTCAGGAACAATTCAGAATGATATTCTGAAGGAATTTATGGTGCGTAATACTTATATTTATCCGCCAACTCCTTCAATGAAAATTATTGCTGATATTTTTGAATTTACGAGCAAAAAAATGCCAAAATTCAATTCGATCTCTATTTCCGGATATCATATGCAAGAAGCTGGAGCAACAGCTGACATCGAATTAGCTTATACTCTTGCTGATGGTTTAGAATATATCAGAACTGGATTATCAACCGGAATGACAATTGATGACTTCGCTCCTCGCCTTTCTTTCTTTTGGGCAATAGGAATGAATCACTTTATGGAAATTGCCAAAATGAGAGCCGGCCGAATGATTTGGGCAAAATTATTACAGCAATTTAATCCAAAAAGCGACAAGTCATTGGCACTTAGAACACATTGTCAAACTAGCGGATGGAGTTTAACCGAACAAGATCCTTTCAACAATGTAGCCCGAACTTGTATTGAAGCAACAGCAGCCGCTTTTGGAGGAACGCAATCTTTACACACCAACGCACTTGACGAAGCAATTGCTTTGCCAACTGACTTTTCGGCCAGAATTGCCCGTAATACACAGATTTTTTTACAAGAAGAAACTAAAATCACTAAAACGGTTGACCCTTGGGCAGGAAGTTATTATGTTGAAAGCTTGACAAATGAAATTCTAAAAAGCACTTGGAAGCTTATTGAAGAAGTTGAAGAATTAGGCGGCATGACGAAAGCCATAGAAGCTGGAATTCCAAAACTTCGAATTGAAGAAGCCGCAGCAAGAAAACAGGCCCGAATAGATAGTGGGCAAGATATTATTGTTGGCGTAAATAAATTCAGATTAGAAAAGGAAGATCCGCTTCATATTTTGGATGTTGACAACCAAATGGTTCGCAAACAGCAAATCGAGCATCTTACTGAAATAAAAGCAAAACGAAATACTGAAAAAGTAAATCAATCACTGGAAAAATTAATTCATTGCGCTAAAACCGGCGAAGGAAACTTATTAGAAATTGCTGTTGAAGCCGCTCGTGAAAGGTCCACTTTAGGAGAAATCAGCGATGCTCTAGAAAGCGTTTTTGGAAGGTTTAAAGCGCAAATTAAATCCTTTAGCGGTGTGTATAGTGCAGCAATAAAAAATGACGAAAATTTTGAAAAAGCAAAACAATTAGCTGATGCTTTTGCCAAACAAGAAGGAAGACGCCCAAGAATTATGATTGCCAAAATGGGTCAAGACGGTCACGATCGCGGTGCAAAAGTAGTAGCAACTGGTTATGCCGATGTTGGCTTTGATGTTGATATAGGGCCACTTTTTCAAACTCCTGCAGAAGCTGCAAAACAAGCTGTTGAAAATGATGTTCATATTTTAGGAGTTTCTTCATTAGCAGCGGGACATAAAACTTTGGTGCCACAAGTTATCGAAGAATTGAAAAAACACGGCCGCGAAGATATTATGGTAATTGTAGGCGGTGTGATTCCGGTGCAGGACTATCAATATTTGTTTGACGCCGGCGCTGTAGCTATTTTTGGTCCAGGAACCAAAATCAGTGAAGCGGCAATTCAAATTTTAGAAATTTTAATTGACTAG
- the udk gene encoding uridine kinase produces the protein MLIIGLAGGTGSGKTTVVHQIMNELPDTEVGVISQDSYYKQTDNLSFDERALINFDHPRAIDFELLVKHLKALKAGETIDQPVYSFIQHNRTDDTVSTHPRKVMIVEGILILTNPELRDMFDIKIFVHADSDERLIRRLKRDISERGRDIDEVLNRYQTTLKPMHEQFIEPSKAFADIIIPNDKYNTVAIDVVRAVINQRIS, from the coding sequence ATGCTCATTATTGGACTTGCAGGAGGAACAGGAAGTGGAAAAACAACGGTTGTACATCAAATCATGAACGAATTACCAGACACTGAAGTTGGCGTAATTTCTCAGGATTCGTATTATAAACAAACTGACAATTTATCATTTGACGAAAGAGCATTAATTAATTTTGATCATCCTCGCGCGATTGATTTTGAATTATTGGTAAAACACTTAAAAGCGTTAAAAGCTGGAGAAACCATAGACCAACCGGTTTATTCTTTTATTCAGCATAACAGAACTGACGATACCGTTTCGACACATCCAAGAAAAGTAATGATTGTTGAAGGAATTTTGATCTTGACAAATCCTGAACTTCGTGATATGTTCGACATTAAAATCTTCGTTCATGCCGATTCTGACGAAAGATTAATTCGTCGTTTAAAAAGAGATATTTCAGAAAGAGGACGTGATATCGACGAGGTTTTAAACCGTTACCAAACGACTTTAAAGCCTATGCATGAGCAATTTATAGAGCCATCAAAAGCTTTTGCAGACATCATTATCCCAAATGACAAATACAACACGGTAGCAATTGATGTAGTTCGCGCCGTAATTAATCAGCGTATTTCATAA
- a CDS encoding septum formation initiator family protein, with product MKFKNPYKDKKWFKYLGNKYVWVLSFFIVWMLFLDNYSYFDHRFLDEQINELKDNKKYYQDEIKKDQEQIKQLKNPEQIEKYAREKYFMKKDSEDIYIIHFEGDTIQEKE from the coding sequence ATGAAATTTAAAAATCCATACAAAGACAAAAAATGGTTCAAATACCTAGGAAACAAATATGTTTGGGTTTTGTCCTTTTTTATAGTTTGGATGTTGTTTTTAGACAATTACTCTTATTTTGACCATCGCTTTCTTGACGAACAAATCAATGAGCTCAAGGACAATAAAAAATACTATCAGGACGAAATAAAAAAAGATCAAGAACAGATCAAACAGCTTAAAAATCCTGAACAAATAGAAAAATATGCTCGCGAAAAGTACTTTATGAAAAAAGACAGCGAAGATATCTACATCATCCACTTTGAAGGAGACACCATTCAAGAAAAAGAATAA
- the dapF gene encoding diaminopimelate epimerase, whose amino-acid sequence MQIEFYKYQGTGNDFVMIDNRSNFFPKEDIQLIERLCDRRFGIGADGLILLENDSETDFRMVYYNSDGNESSMCGNGGRCLVAFANQLGVINNKTTFIATDGLHHASVNNDSIVSLQMIDVDEIQRHDSHTFLNTGSPHHVQIVENLEQYNVKENGAAIRYGALYREKGSNINFVKKIDDDTFSLRTYERGVEDETLACGTGATAVAIAMNAIGQTDKTSINLNVEGGKLVVSFDKLGEHFSNVFLTGPAKFVFKGTIEI is encoded by the coding sequence ATGCAAATAGAATTTTATAAATATCAAGGTACAGGGAATGATTTTGTGATGATTGACAATCGTTCTAATTTTTTTCCAAAAGAAGACATTCAATTAATCGAGCGCTTGTGCGACAGAAGATTCGGTATTGGAGCAGACGGACTTATTTTATTAGAAAATGATTCTGAAACTGATTTCAGAATGGTTTATTACAACTCAGACGGAAATGAAAGTTCAATGTGTGGCAATGGCGGTCGTTGCTTAGTGGCATTTGCAAACCAGCTTGGAGTTATAAATAATAAAACAACTTTTATTGCTACTGACGGTTTACACCATGCATCAGTAAATAATGATTCGATTGTTTCATTACAGATGATTGATGTTGATGAAATTCAGAGACATGATTCTCATACTTTTTTAAATACAGGTTCTCCTCATCATGTTCAGATTGTTGAAAATTTGGAGCAATATAATGTGAAAGAAAATGGAGCAGCAATTCGTTATGGCGCATTATATAGAGAAAAAGGAAGCAACATTAATTTCGTTAAAAAAATTGATGACGATACTTTTTCACTTCGTACTTATGAAAGAGGCGTTGAAGATGAAACCTTGGCATGTGGAACTGGCGCAACAGCAGTTGCAATCGCGATGAATGCAATTGGGCAAACGGATAAAACTTCAATTAATTTAAATGTTGAAGGTGGAAAATTGGTCGTTTCATTTGATAAATTAGGAGAACATTTTTCAAATGTTTTCTTGACTGGACCTGCAAAATTTGTTTTTAAAGGAACGATAGAAATTTAA
- a CDS encoding GNAT family protein, translating into MITLKGENIYLRALEPNDLEFVHEMENDQSIWEVSNTNTPYSRYLIRQYLENAQQDIYEAKQLRLAICQDEDFPAIGLIDLFEFDPKNNRAGIGIVIQKKENRGQNIGSEALALLIKYAFFNLNLHQLYANISTNNEASMALFTKFGFEKIGIKKDWILLNNHYHDEAIFQLINKQI; encoded by the coding sequence ATGATTACACTCAAAGGCGAAAATATTTACTTGCGTGCATTAGAACCAAACGATTTGGAGTTTGTGCACGAAATGGAAAATGATCAAAGCATTTGGGAAGTTAGCAATACAAACACACCTTATAGCCGTTATTTGATTAGGCAATATCTCGAAAATGCCCAACAAGATATTTATGAGGCAAAGCAATTGCGCTTGGCAATTTGTCAAGACGAAGATTTTCCCGCAATTGGCTTGATTGATTTGTTTGAATTTGATCCAAAGAATAACAGAGCCGGAATTGGGATTGTGATTCAGAAAAAAGAAAACAGAGGACAAAATATTGGTTCTGAGGCATTAGCGCTTTTAATCAAATACGCTTTTTTCAATTTAAATCTGCATCAGCTTTATGCAAATATTAGTACAAATAATGAAGCTAGTATGGCACTTTTTACTAAATTTGGTTTTGAGAAAATAGGAATTAAAAAAGATTGGATTTTGCTGAATAACCACTATCACGATGAAGCAATTTTTCAATTAATTAACAAACAAATTTAA
- a CDS encoding peptidoglycan-binding protein LysM, which produces MIKKWYFYASLVVIITFLSLGFRPFKLETEPWFLTEKTDGTEYMFPSQEKDDYPNLNFPYTGNHFIGFKEAVAFKESQGKYRLVNSLGYMGKYQFGSEALRAIGIKNNKAFLKNPALQEKAFIALLSKNKWILRYEIEKYEGKVINGIEITESGILAAAHLGGAGSVKNFFKNKGNRHFRDAYGTSLKSYMKDFGGYDLSYIVADSNATIHKI; this is translated from the coding sequence ATGATAAAGAAGTGGTATTTTTATGCGAGTTTAGTCGTTATTATTACATTTTTAAGTTTGGGTTTCAGGCCCTTCAAACTAGAAACCGAACCTTGGTTTTTAACAGAAAAAACAGATGGAACTGAATACATGTTTCCATCGCAAGAAAAGGATGATTATCCTAATTTAAACTTCCCATACACAGGAAATCATTTTATAGGTTTTAAAGAAGCAGTCGCTTTCAAAGAATCTCAAGGAAAATACCGATTGGTTAATTCACTTGGCTACATGGGAAAATATCAATTTGGTTCTGAAGCTTTAAGAGCAATTGGTATTAAAAACAACAAAGCCTTTTTAAAAAATCCTGCCTTACAAGAAAAAGCTTTTATTGCGTTATTGTCCAAAAACAAATGGATTTTGCGTTATGAAATCGAAAAGTATGAAGGCAAAGTGATTAACGGAATTGAAATTACTGAATCTGGAATTTTAGCAGCCGCACATCTTGGTGGTGCTGGTTCAGTAAAAAACTTTTTTAAGAATAAAGGAAATAGGCATTTTAGAGATGCTTACGGAACTTCTTTAAAAAGCTATATGAAAGACTTTGGAGGTTATGATCTCTCTTATATTGTGGCAGACAGTAATGCGACAATACATAAGATCTAA
- the mltG gene encoding endolytic transglycosylase MltG — protein sequence MSLKKIITITAVAIISVLLIYGFILISRIFSSNTKFEEKELYVYVPTGANYTDVKKILEPYIKNFDNFELVASKRSYPENVKSGRFLLKNGMNNIDLVRAMRSNVPVKLAFNNQERLENFAGRVGSEIEADSLSLLKAIKDSTFMAQNGFNEDNVFAMFIPNTYEIYWNTSAEKFRDKMIKEYNKFWTAERIEKAKKQGLTPVQATILASIVHKESVKKDERPRIAGVYLNRLRLDMPLQADPTVIYALKLRDNNFDQVIKRVFYNDLVMRSPYNTYVNTGLPPGPIAMPDITALDAVLNPEKNDYIYFCASVDRFGYHEFASTLAQHNINAKKYSDWIASQGVTR from the coding sequence TTGAGCTTAAAAAAAATAATCACCATAACTGCCGTAGCAATAATTTCAGTACTATTGATTTACGGATTCATTCTGATCAGCCGAATTTTTAGTTCCAATACTAAATTTGAAGAAAAAGAACTTTACGTATATGTTCCAACTGGAGCAAACTACACCGACGTTAAAAAAATATTAGAACCTTATATCAAGAATTTCGACAATTTTGAATTGGTTGCTAGCAAAAGAAGCTATCCAGAAAATGTGAAATCAGGACGTTTTTTACTGAAAAATGGTATGAACAACATTGACTTGGTGCGCGCAATGCGTTCAAATGTTCCGGTAAAGCTTGCATTTAACAATCAAGAACGTTTAGAGAATTTTGCAGGTAGAGTAGGCTCAGAAATCGAAGCAGACAGCTTATCTTTATTAAAAGCGATAAAAGATTCAACTTTTATGGCCCAAAACGGATTCAATGAAGACAATGTTTTTGCAATGTTTATTCCGAATACCTACGAAATTTATTGGAATACTTCAGCAGAGAAATTCCGCGATAAAATGATCAAGGAATACAATAAATTCTGGACTGCTGAAAGAATTGAAAAAGCAAAAAAACAAGGTTTGACTCCAGTGCAAGCAACAATTCTAGCTTCTATTGTTCATAAAGAATCAGTTAAAAAAGACGAAAGACCTCGTATTGCAGGAGTTTATTTAAACCGCTTGCGTTTAGATATGCCACTTCAGGCGGATCCAACTGTAATTTATGCTTTGAAATTAAGAGACAATAATTTTGACCAAGTTATTAAAAGGGTTTTTTATAACGACTTGGTTATGAGATCTCCATACAATACTTATGTAAATACAGGACTACCTCCAGGACCAATTGCCATGCCTGATATCACAGCTCTTGATGCAGTTTTAAATCCTGAGAAAAACGATTATATTTATTTTTGTGCAAGTGTTGACCGTTTTGGTTATCATGAATTTGCTTCTACTTTAGCGCAGCATAATATAAATGCTAAAAAATATTCTGACTGGATCGCAAGTCAAGGTGTAACGAGATAA
- a CDS encoding methylmalonyl-CoA mutase subunit beta: MATTLFDDFNPISSKQWKQKIQFELDGADYNETVIWNSPEDIQVKPFYHIDEFTKSASVKTHASDFKICQNIFVHDIEKSIKRANNTLERGAESLRFTIQNENIDIKTLLENIPLENTIVYFNLTFLSIDFVKKLNQIAVEKNALFYCNLDPIGHLAREGNWFTTSDKNNFETIEKISKEAKNISLLSIDSGLYQNAGANITQQIAYSLAHANEYLNRFPDLTKPIVFQLSVGTNYFFEIAKLRAFRMLFKLIAAEYNPDLNCHLLVTPTKRNKTIYDYNVNMLRTTTECMSAILGGADAVANLPYDALYHKDNEFGDRIARNQLLVLKHESYFDKVDNPADGSYYIESLTMQLAEKSLKLFKEIEADGGFLKLLNEGTIKKKIQESATKEQDLFDSKKEVLLGTNKYPNKEDKMKHDLELFPFVKIKPRKTLITPIIEKRLAEKLEQERLERE, from the coding sequence ATGGCCACTACACTATTTGACGATTTTAATCCGATTTCATCCAAACAATGGAAACAAAAAATTCAGTTTGAATTAGATGGAGCAGATTATAACGAAACAGTAATTTGGAATTCTCCAGAAGATATTCAGGTAAAGCCTTTTTATCATATCGATGAGTTTACAAAATCGGCTTCGGTTAAAACTCATGCTTCTGATTTTAAAATCTGCCAAAATATATTTGTTCACGATATTGAAAAATCAATCAAAAGAGCAAATAATACGCTTGAAAGAGGAGCAGAAAGTTTACGTTTTACCATTCAAAACGAAAATATCGACATCAAAACTTTATTGGAAAACATTCCTTTAGAGAACACAATCGTTTACTTTAATTTGACTTTTCTCTCAATCGATTTCGTAAAAAAATTAAACCAAATCGCAGTTGAAAAAAATGCCCTTTTTTACTGCAATTTAGACCCAATTGGTCATTTGGCAAGAGAAGGAAACTGGTTTACGACTTCGGATAAAAATAATTTTGAGACCATTGAAAAAATTTCGAAAGAAGCAAAAAATATCTCGCTTTTAAGTATTGATTCTGGTTTGTACCAAAACGCAGGAGCCAATATAACACAGCAAATCGCCTATAGTTTGGCTCACGCAAATGAATATTTAAACCGCTTTCCAGATTTGACAAAACCTATTGTTTTCCAATTATCTGTTGGTACAAATTATTTTTTTGAAATTGCAAAACTTCGCGCTTTTCGAATGCTTTTCAAATTAATTGCTGCAGAATATAATCCAGATTTAAATTGCCATTTATTAGTGACGCCAACCAAGCGAAACAAGACAATTTACGATTATAATGTCAACATGCTTCGAACTACAACAGAATGTATGTCGGCAATTTTAGGCGGAGCCGATGCTGTTGCTAATTTGCCTTATGATGCTTTATATCATAAGGATAATGAATTTGGCGACCGAATTGCCCGAAATCAATTATTGGTTTTAAAACACGAAAGCTATTTTGACAAAGTCGATAATCCAGCTGATGGCAGTTATTACATTGAAAGTTTAACGATGCAATTGGCAGAAAAAAGCTTGAAATTATTCAAAGAAATTGAAGCTGATGGCGGTTTCTTAAAACTTTTGAATGAGGGAACGATAAAAAAGAAAATCCAAGAAAGCGCTACAAAAGAGCAAGATTTATTCGATTCCAAAAAAGAAGTTTTACTCGGAACAAATAAATATCCAAATAAGGAAGACAAGATGAAACATGATTTAGAATTGTTTCCTTTTGTAAAAATCAAGCCAAGAAAAACATTAATTACGCCAATAATTGAAAAAAGATTAGCTGAAAAGCTGGAGCAAGAAAGATTGGAGCGAGAATAA